One genomic window of Solanum dulcamara chromosome 12, daSolDulc1.2, whole genome shotgun sequence includes the following:
- the LOC129877507 gene encoding putative disease resistance RPP13-like protein 3: MADAVVEFLLLNLKQLLLYHVDLLSGVKDQVESLHRELSLMKAFLKDSREKRSEYEYVRELVSQITIVAYEAEDIIDTFVTNAAMQKARSTVRRAFHVFDHSSKLRNVAKEIESIKVKVKEIYDKKMFGIQSLHGKESSRRIPPQKRVPMVEEENVVGFDDEAKTISSRLTNGSEDLEIISIVGMGGLGKTTLAKKVYTDPSVEYHFYNRAWIYVSQQYSRKEVFLGILDSLSLITDEMYKMNDEKLAVELFSHLRTKRYLVVIDDVWTVEAWDDLKMAFPKTASGSRILLTTRNTEVALHANPEGPPHHLRFLTHEESWELLSKKVFRKGSCPLELEDIGLQIAKKCYGLPLAIVVVSGLLLKKDKTRDWWKKVANDVSSYVARDPKQCMDVLALSYKHLPDHLKVCFIYFGVFPEDFEIPVWKLLRLWTGEGFIQQMGQECLEDTAEEYLEDLVDRNLVLVAKKRANGRIKTCRIHDMLRDLSVKMGSEEKFLEVFKASAQNHSSLSSISKYHRRLCVHSHFLDFINSRPSGPNVRSFLCFASEEMELPREHTSFLHEAFRLVRVLDLKYINFPRFPNEIVQLVHLRYISLSGNFRVLPASISKLWNLETLIVGTKSRELDIQVDIWKMSQFKHLYTSGLSCLRGPPAKARKDNEDPFVRRNIQTISTVLPDCCKENILARTPGLRKLGIRGKLSTLVATNGDSSLFDNLAKLDNLETLKLLNDTFPLPPSQCQIPGLPQSYKFPPNLKKLTLSDTFLDWSNISTLGMLPNLEVLKLKDYAFKGTKWEPLDGGFRLLRVLHIGRTNLEHWNASGHHFPRLQQVFLKHCSSLNEIPFGLVEVPSLQNMELFWPTPAAAASARIIQQEKQEGYINDNVFKLVIYPPDILSPNRVDF, from the coding sequence ATGGCTGATGCTGTTGTCGAATTTCTCTTGTTAAATTTGAAACAACTACTCCTTTATCATGTGGATTTGCTGTCAGGAGTAAAGGATCAAGTTGAGTCTCTTCATAGAGAGCTTAGTTTGATGAAAGCTTTTCTTAAGGACTCTCGAGAGAAGCGCAGTGAGTATGAATATGTCAGAGAGTTGGTAAGCCAAATCACCATTGTGGCTTATGAGGCGGAGGATATAATTGACACGTTTGTGACTAATGCAGCAATGCAAAAGGCTAGGAGCACTGTCAGGAGAGCCTTTCACGTATTTGATCACTCATCAAAGCTTCGAAATGTTGCAAAAGAAATTGAATCAATCAAGGTGAAGGTGAAGGAGATTTATGACAAGAAGATGTTTGGGATTCAAAGCCTACATGGTAAAGAGTCTTCTCGTAGAATTCCACCACAAAAGAGAGTTCCGATGGTGGAAGAAGAAAATGTGGTGGGCTTTGATGATGAGGCTAAGACAATAAGTAGTCGACTTACCAATGGGTCAGAGGACTTAGAGATCATCTCAATTGTCGGGATGGGTGGTCTGGGCAAGACAACTTTAGCTAAAAAGGTTTATACTGATCCTTCTGTTGAATACCACTTCTATAACCGTGCATGGATTTATGTGTCTCAGCAGTATAGCCGAAAGGAGGTCTTTCTTGGAATTTTAGATTCTTTAAGTCTCATCACAGATGAAATGTATAAAATGAATGATGAAAAATTGGCGGTAGAGCTGTTTAGTCACTTGAGAACCAAGAGATACCTTGTTGTCATCGATGATGTTTGGACAGTGGAGGCTTGGGATGACCTCAAAATGGCTTTCCCAAAGACAGCTAGTGGGAGCAGAATATTGTTGACAACTCGAAACACAGAGGTCGCATTGCATGCTAACCCTGAAGGTCCTCCTCACCATTTACGCTTTCTGACTCATGAAGAAAGTTGGGAGCTCCTCTCAAAGAAGGTTTTCCGCAAAGGTAGCTGCCCCTTAGAGCTAGAAGATATTGGACTACAAATTGCCAAAAAATGCTATGGGCTACCGCTTGCAATTGTCGTAGTCTCAGGTCTTCTCTTAAAGAAAGATAAAACACGTGACTGGTGGAAGAAAGTTGCTAATGATGTTAGTTCATATGTTGCCAGGGATCCAAAGCAATGCATGGATGTTCTAGCATTGAGTTATAAGCATTTACCTGATCACTTGAAAGTGTGCTTCATCTATTTCGGAGTCTTTCCAGAAGACTTTGAAATTCCTGTGTGGAAATTACTCAGATTATGGACTGGTGAAGGATTTATACAGCAAATGGGGCAAGAATGCTTGGAGGATACAGCAGAAGAATATCTTGAGGATCTTGTTGATAGAAATTTAGTCTTAGTCGCGAAGAAAAGGGCCAACGGGCGAATCAAGACTTGTCGCATTCATGATATGTTGCGAGATTTGAGTGTAAAAATGGGTTCAGAGGAGAAGTTCCTGGAGGTGTTCAAAGCATCTGCTCAGAATCATTCTTCTTTGAGCTCGATTTCCAAATATCATCGTCGTCTTTGCGTGCATTCACATTTTCTGGACTTCATAAATTCAAGGCCTTCTGGTCCAAATGTCCGTTCTTTCTTGTGTTTTGCCTCGGaagaaatggaattacctcgTGAACATACATCTTTCCTCCATGAAGCATTTAGATTGGTACGGGTGTTAGACTTGAAGTATATCAATTTTCCAAGGTTTCCAAATGAGATAGTGCAGCTAGTTCACTTGAGGTATATATCTCTTTCTGGAAATTTCAGGGTGCTTCCTGCATCAATCTCCAAACTTTGGAACCTTGAGACACTAATTGTTGGAACAAAGTCACGTGAGCTTGACATTCAAGTGGATATATGGAAAATGTCCCAATTCAAACACTTGTACACCAGTGGGTTGAGTTGTTTACGTGGTCCTCCAGCCAAAGCGCGGAAGGATAATGAGGATCCATTTGTAAGAAGAAACATCCAGACCATTTCCACCGTTTTGCCTGATTGTTGTAAAGAAAATATATTGGCACGAACTCCTGGTCTAAGGAAGTTAGGAATTCGTGGGAAGTTATCAACACTTGTGGCTACAAATGGAGACTCTAGCTTGTTCGATAATCTTGCCAAATTGGACAACCTGGAGACTCTGAAGCTGCTTAATGACACATTTCCCCTCCCACCATCCCAATGTCAAATACCCGGTCTTCCCCAATCGTACAAGTTCCCACCAAACCTGAAGAAGCTGACTTTATCAGACACCTTCCTTGATTGGAGCAATATATCTACACTAGGTATGCTGCCAAATCTTGAAGTGCTGAAACTAAAAGACTATGCTTTTAAGGGAACAAAATGGGAACCGCTTGATGGAGGATTCCGCCTGCTTCGGGTCTTGCATATTGGAAGGACGAATTTGGAACACTGGAATGCTTCAGGCCATCACTTCCCTAGACTGCAACAAGTTTTCCTTAAACACTGCTCAAGCCTAAATGAAATCCCGTTTGGTTTAGTGGAGGTGCCTTCCCTCCAGAATATGGAGCTCTTTTGGCCTACTCCCGCTGCTGCAGCATCTGCCAGGATTATTCAGCAGGAGAAACAAGAAGGATATATCAACGACAATGTGTTCAAGCTTGTCATCTATCCTCCAGATATTTTGTCACCAAATCGCGTGGATTTCTGA